The following proteins are co-located in the Marinomonas profundi genome:
- a CDS encoding YbaN family protein, producing MQGKRILYLLFGWLSLIIGIIGIFLPLLPTTPLVLLAAWCFSKSSKRFHTWLIEHKFFGPIVRDWQSSDGIPRKARNRAIIFMWAGMAISIFIVSRFWATIALIVIGLCVMTYLLRMPIRSEDKDKIR from the coding sequence ATGCAGGGAAAGCGGATTTTATATTTACTGTTTGGCTGGCTTTCCCTGATAATTGGCATTATTGGTATTTTTCTGCCATTACTTCCCACAACGCCACTTGTTTTATTGGCAGCTTGGTGTTTTTCTAAATCTTCAAAACGCTTCCACACTTGGCTCATTGAGCACAAATTCTTTGGTCCGATTGTGCGAGATTGGCAGTCTTCCGATGGTATCCCTCGCAAAGCAAGAAACCGCGCTATTATTTTTATGTGGGCTGGCATGGCAATTTCGATCTTTATCGTGTCGCGTTTTTGGGCGACTATTGCTTTGATTGTCATAGGTTTATGCGTTATGACCTATTTGCTGCGCATGCCAATACGCTCAGAAGACAAAGATAAAATCCGTTAA
- a CDS encoding YdcH family protein — protein sequence MPIEDHSLINEFPEFKEDIQELKAHDTHFKKLYDEYHHLTKEVERMEQEIIPSSTLQEEKLKKQRLQLKDTLYGYIKASILAAAKA from the coding sequence ATGCCAATCGAAGACCACAGCTTAATCAACGAATTTCCTGAGTTTAAAGAAGATATCCAAGAGCTAAAAGCACATGACACTCACTTCAAAAAACTTTACGACGAATACCATCACCTAACCAAAGAAGTCGAAAGAATGGAGCAGGAAATTATTCCATCTTCGACGTTACAAGAAGAAAAACTCAAAAAACAACGCTTACAACTCAAAGATACCCTTTACGGCTATATCAAAGCATCAATACTCGCCGCTGCAAAAGCTTAA
- a CDS encoding DUF748 domain-containing protein translates to MMTRRHFRLFIFYPFAVITALITSIWIATPFIAKHYLSDYFQQQGKEMTLGKLSVDFFPPKIDLNDMVINDQNQDTLTLKRAIFAIELWPLVEKTLRISEAKIDALTLQVAQQENTWVIAGINTEQYATEETTQETAEPPKAADHSPWTIQLPSFAITNSQVNLSRQVDLNIPAKSDTLALTHLFIKDVSGQGMAWKGEVSLSALVNQATLSFNSQFNYSPEQTTANVDAINARLPIESFRHFLPSPYNEGKGQLDLTSRFQFSQTQVDGVPVYEVNNLTLDTQIRELDLRLNEQDKVATQSTSLALSQSTLQFVSADKLMATGSLDLQSTQFSFTQAEREVVFDSLTLKTPFELKQDELGLATTGKLDAQLKKVFFAQAEQTVQFAHLTLNAPFDLKQDKQQGLTAKVAATELDMDELVLSLDSLALQNKQLHVALNNVAFNMDTKEALTASLLVDIQSHGLSVQQAGNSANYDEFSVSNNINFQQQGDNISAQNSQLDIKIAGLKATQDDGKQFSLGGATFTAEQIDFDQVDQQPPAIKGVNLNVKSQSLDSLLTHNKRIAAWKNGNINNLSFSQQGELFDLALAQLELTELSVSQAITDKNEQSLPPLGHIGNLKIEQVKANQDGADIKQITTNSMNISLILDSQKRIENLVFIDQEAQKTPEPIPQSANIPREKDAQNAINNTQDAEQKPAFKAPYYVILDAYDTTGSSSIYVQDKSISPALQRSLDIETLSLRNLNTHDKDQATVFALKARNGKYTTIQSDVSIYPLADKLTMISELIIKEAELPPYSSYIANVLGYQIDSGQLNLDLKLKAKNGILDGKSNILLREFDLGGQKESSSVVRAGAVPLNIAVGILKDSDNNIDLDIPLSGDIENPEFGWQDFLLLPVRKALYSASSSYLMQTFVPYANVITIAQFAGEQLLRIRVEPLIFTAEDSELNESQEIFLKQLTALMKDKKDSQLKACGIASYLDLGLEKPPISIDDNTRAAAISLAQQRAEHLKDYLVKDGIASSRIFLCSPEIDLSSRSKPRIELNF, encoded by the coding sequence ATGATGACACGCCGACATTTTCGACTTTTTATATTTTACCCATTTGCGGTTATTACGGCTTTAATTACCAGTATCTGGATCGCCACGCCTTTTATTGCGAAACATTATTTAAGCGATTATTTTCAACAACAAGGCAAAGAAATGACTCTTGGCAAGCTGTCTGTTGATTTCTTCCCCCCTAAAATTGACCTTAACGACATGGTCATTAATGACCAAAACCAAGACACTCTCACACTGAAGCGCGCCATTTTCGCAATAGAGCTGTGGCCTCTTGTTGAAAAAACTCTGCGTATTTCTGAGGCAAAAATCGACGCTCTGACGCTGCAGGTTGCGCAACAGGAAAATACTTGGGTGATAGCCGGCATCAATACCGAGCAATATGCCACAGAAGAAACAACGCAAGAAACAGCAGAACCGCCAAAAGCGGCAGACCATTCGCCTTGGACAATACAGCTGCCTTCATTTGCGATCACCAACAGCCAAGTGAATCTGTCTCGTCAAGTCGATCTAAATATTCCCGCAAAATCAGACACATTAGCCTTAACTCATTTATTCATTAAAGATGTATCGGGTCAGGGAATGGCATGGAAAGGCGAGGTTTCTTTATCAGCCTTAGTCAATCAAGCAACATTGTCTTTCAATAGTCAGTTTAACTATTCGCCAGAACAGACCACAGCAAATGTCGACGCCATCAACGCCCGCTTACCGATAGAAAGTTTTCGCCACTTTTTACCCTCGCCTTATAATGAAGGCAAAGGCCAATTAGACTTAACGAGCCGCTTTCAGTTTAGCCAAACGCAAGTCGATGGCGTGCCTGTTTATGAGGTCAATAATCTAACGCTAGATACTCAAATCCGCGAGCTTGATTTGCGCTTAAACGAGCAAGACAAGGTTGCTACCCAATCCACATCACTAGCGCTGTCACAATCCACTCTTCAATTCGTCTCCGCTGACAAATTAATGGCCACCGGCAGTCTTGATTTGCAATCAACACAGTTCTCTTTTACCCAAGCAGAGCGCGAAGTCGTATTTGATAGTCTGACACTGAAAACGCCATTCGAGCTAAAGCAGGATGAGCTTGGGCTAGCAACAACGGGAAAGCTTGATGCACAGCTCAAAAAGGTATTCTTTGCCCAGGCAGAACAAACAGTGCAATTTGCTCACCTGACACTGAATGCACCGTTCGACCTAAAACAGGATAAACAACAGGGTCTCACCGCTAAGGTTGCCGCGACAGAATTGGACATGGATGAATTGGTTCTTTCACTAGATAGCCTAGCGCTGCAAAACAAACAGCTGCACGTTGCACTGAATAACGTGGCTTTTAATATGGACACCAAAGAAGCCCTAACCGCGTCACTGCTTGTCGATATTCAAAGCCATGGACTGTCGGTACAACAAGCCGGAAATAGCGCCAATTATGATGAATTTAGTGTCTCTAATAACATTAATTTTCAGCAACAAGGCGACAACATCTCGGCTCAAAATAGCCAGTTAGACATCAAGATTGCAGGGTTAAAAGCCACGCAAGACGATGGGAAACAGTTTTCATTAGGTGGTGCCACTTTTACCGCAGAGCAAATAGACTTTGACCAAGTTGATCAGCAACCTCCTGCGATAAAAGGCGTCAATCTGAACGTGAAAAGCCAATCACTAGACAGTCTATTAACGCATAACAAACGCATTGCGGCATGGAAAAACGGCAACATTAATAACCTGTCCTTTAGCCAACAAGGCGAACTTTTCGACCTCGCTTTGGCGCAATTAGAGCTAACAGAGCTAAGCGTTTCTCAAGCCATAACAGACAAAAATGAGCAATCACTTCCGCCATTGGGCCATATCGGTAACCTAAAAATTGAGCAAGTAAAAGCCAATCAAGATGGCGCTGATATCAAACAGATCACCACCAATTCGATGAATATCAGCCTGATTCTAGACTCACAAAAACGTATTGAGAACCTTGTTTTCATCGACCAAGAAGCCCAAAAAACACCAGAACCGATACCGCAAAGCGCCAATATCCCTAGGGAAAAAGACGCCCAAAATGCCATCAACAACACTCAAGATGCGGAACAAAAGCCGGCTTTCAAGGCCCCCTATTATGTTATTTTAGACGCCTACGACACAACGGGCTCCTCCAGCATTTATGTGCAAGACAAGAGTATTTCTCCCGCTTTACAGCGCTCACTCGACATAGAAACATTGTCTTTACGCAACCTTAATACCCACGACAAAGATCAAGCTACCGTCTTTGCGTTAAAGGCCCGCAATGGCAAATACACCACGATACAAAGTGATGTCAGCATTTACCCTCTTGCCGACAAATTAACCATGATCAGTGAGCTCATTATCAAAGAAGCCGAGCTGCCGCCCTATTCTTCTTATATAGCCAATGTTCTTGGCTATCAAATTGATTCAGGACAACTCAACCTAGACCTAAAACTCAAAGCAAAGAACGGCATATTAGATGGAAAGTCGAATATTTTATTAAGAGAGTTTGACTTGGGCGGCCAAAAAGAAAGCAGCTCGGTTGTCCGTGCAGGCGCGGTTCCTCTTAACATTGCTGTCGGCATTTTAAAAGACAGCGATAATAATATTGACTTAGACATCCCCCTGTCTGGCGATATAGAGAACCCCGAATTTGGCTGGCAAGATTTCTTATTATTACCGGTGCGAAAAGCCCTTTATAGCGCATCAAGTAGCTATTTAATGCAAACCTTTGTGCCCTATGCCAATGTCATTACCATTGCCCAGTTTGCAGGCGAGCAGCTGCTCAGAATTCGGGTTGAACCGCTGATATTTACCGCCGAAGACAGCGAGCTAAATGAGTCACAAGAAATTTTCTTAAAGCAACTTACCGCCTTAATGAAAGATAAAAAAGACAGCCAACTTAAAGCCTGTGGCATCGCCAGTTACTTGGATTTAGGACTAGAAAAACCGCCTATTTCAATTGACGATAACACCAGAGCGGCGGCGATCAGTCTGGCTCAACAACGCGCCGAACACCTAAAAGACTACTTAGTGAAAGATGGCATTGCCTCGTCACGCATTTTTCTCTGCTCGCCTGAAATCGATTTATCCAGCCGCAGTAAACCGAGAATCGAGTTGAATTTTTAA